CACCGGCCGGTTCAGACACCAAATTCAAACCACAGTTCTTGATCATTTGTCCAGCCACCTTGCCGAAACCCAGCAAAGTATTTATAATCATAAGTTGGAACACCTGCGCCGGTTAACTAAAAGTTATCTTGAAATCAGATTGAATCTGGCCAGTAAAGCTGAAAATGAACGGTTGGCACTGAAGAATAAAATTCTGGATGAGCAGATGAAACTGAATTTTATCCGGAAAGAGTTGCGCTACATCGCCCAAAGTTATCAGGAAAATACCCGTAATGAACTGGAAAAACGGTTGCTCGGACAACATCTTGACGTATTGGAAAAGTGGCTGGTTAAAGAATTTCAGGAGCAATATGATCAGTGGAAAGGAAATCTTAATAAAGTATCCAGAAAATATGAGCAATGGCTAAAAGATCACATGGCTAAGGCCTTGGATCGTATTGAAAAAGAAGAACATCCTTTTGCCAATGCGCTGTTGTCTGATGCGCAAAACCATCTGAACAATTACATTACCCATTTTCGCGAAAGATTAAATCACCGCATAAACGAAGTGTTGCATGTGCAACTGCCGGAGGAAGATTTTCAGGTTACGGTAGAACCACTCGAAAAACCCGATATCATCACTTCGTGGGCTTTTGAAAGCCATATTGATATGTTGTGGTTTTTGATTCCCATGCGTTTTTTCAGAAATACATTCCGTAACGTTTTTGCCCGTCGTTTGCCGGATGAAGCCGAAAAAAACCTGCGACGGCTTATCTCCATCCTTACCCAAAATATCAATGCAGCCATCAAAAAATCGCACGACGAAGCCCTGCACTACATCACCGAAAAGCTGGAAAGCATCGAACATTTGCTGGCCGAACAGCACTCGGGCGAAACAGAAATCCGTGCTTATATTGAGCAACTCACTGCTTTTGCTCCGGAAAAGGAGTAACAACTACTCACTTTTCAAGTCGAACAGGACTTGAAAAGTGGAAACGACAGATTAAGCAACAGAAAAAATGGATATAGCTGGTTTTCTCCATCTTTCAGGCCTGGTCCGACCTGAAAGATGAAAGATATTCCCGGATAAAGCGTATTTCTTATGGAAAGTGTGATGCTGGTTTTTAGTAGTTCAGTATGTTTATAGAAATTTTTACGAGAAGCATTGAGTATTTTTACGCAATGTATTGAGTAAATTGTTATATTTGCAAATTATGGAATACAAAAGAGCTTATTTTCAAATAGTTAAAAAACGCATGAGCGGGGAGAGAAAGTTTATTCAAGTGATAACAGGGCCCCGTCAAGTGGGGAAAACCACCCTTATTAGGCAGCTTTGCAACGAAACGGACATTCCTTTTACCTATGTAACTGCAGACGATGTTCCGAATGCATCCAGTGTTTGGATTGAACAACAGTGGGAAACTGCCCGTATTCGGTTGAACTCCTCGGAAAGGGATGAATTTTTACTGATAATTGATGAAGTACAAAAGATAAATAATTGGAGTGAAACGGTAAAAAAGTTATGGGATACCGACACTTTTAACAAGATCAACTTAAAAGTTATCTTGTTGGGCTCATCGGGTTTAATGTTACAGCAAGGTTTAACCGAATCGTTGGCAGGCCGCTTTGAATTAATAAAAATCCCGCATTGGAGTTTTCGGGAAATGAAAGAATGTTTCGGCATAAATGCAGAACAGTATGCGTGGTTCGGTGGATATCCCGGCACAGCACCGTTGATTGACGACGAAAACCGGTGGAAAGAATATGTACGGAATGCATTAATAGAAACCACTATTTCAAAAGATATTTTGTTTCTGACGAAAATTGGTAAACCGGCGTTAATGCGACAGGTTTTTGAATTGGGGGTTATGTATTCCTCACAAATATTGTCTTTTAATAAAATGTTGGGACAACTGCAAGATGCAGGTAATACAACTACTGTATCACACTATTTACATTTGCTTGATACGGCGGGGTTACTTGCCGGAATCTCAAAATATTATACTGAAAAGTACAGGCAAAGAACTTCATCGCCTAAATGGCAAGTAAAAAATACTGCATTGTTTTCCGCTTTGTCAAATGATGATTTTTCCACCGTCAGACAAAACTTTGTAAAATGGGGACAAATTATAGAATCTGCTGTTGGAGCCCATTTGGTAAATAAAGCGGGAGAAGGAAAATATCAGTTGTTTTACTGGCGACACAGAAATGAAGAAGTGGATTTTGTTCTTAAAAAAGAGGATAAATTAATAGGGATAGAGGTGAAAAGCGGAAAAACAAAACCAACAAAAGGAATGGAAACTTTCAAAAAGAAATACCAGCCTGCAAAAGTTTTGTTGGTTGGAACTTCGGGTCTTACCTGGCAGGAGTTCCTGGAAATTGAACCCGAAACGCTGTTTTAGATTTTCACCTGGTAAAATCGAGGAACCACTCACTTTTCAAGTCGAACAGGACTTGAAAAGTGGAAACGACAGATTAAGCAACAGAAAAAATGGATATAGCTGGTTTTCTCCACCTTTCAGGTCTGGTCCGGCCTGAAAGATGATTTTATTCTCTCTTTCCGGTTTGTCCTCCTGAACGGAGTATAGCGTAGTGAAGGAACTCAAAAACAATTATAGTAGTGACGCTTCGCGTTGCTCTTTATAGGCATCCTACGGACAGTAAATAAAAAACAAGCGTCTCCCTCTTTTTTAGTCGAACAAGATTTGAAAAGTGAAAACGTATAAGTTACAGTGAAAGATGGAAAAACAGTATCCATTGTAAATTATACTTTTTGGACGGCATCGGCTTTATTGAAATATGGAAAAAACTCTATCTTTGCCTCCGCTATGGAAAACGGCTTTGTAAACATTCATTTTATGAATTGGGAAAACCATTTAAAACGTGGTTTGTGGCTGGTGGACTTTTGGGCCGAATGGTGCAGTGCCTGTATTGCCCAGGACAAAATTTATCATGAGCTGGCAAAACGGTTTGGGGATAAACTTCATATTGGAAAAATTAATGTAAGTGATAACCGGTTGCTGGCTGACCGTTTTGGAGTCCGTAATATCCCGTTTCTGTTGTTGATGAAAAACGGCGAAATTGTATTGCAAATGCCTGGCATCCAAAGTAAAGAATATTTAATTAATCAAATTAAACGGCATTTATCATGAATACTTATTTCTGGATTATTTTCGGCATTTTGTTTGCCGCACTTATCTTTTCGTTTTACCGCCGCTATAAGCTGGTGGCTTCCATGTCGAAAGTGCCGCCAAGTGATAAGTTGATTATTCTTACCGATGCCACTTTTAAAAAACAGATTGCCAAAGGGGTGGCGCTGGTGGATTTTTGGGCGGAGTGGTGCACGCCGTGTAAGATTCAGGGGCCGGTAGTCAGCGAAATAGCGGAAGAAATCAGTGACCAGGCCAAAATATGCAAACTGGATGTGCAACATAATCAGCGTACGGCTACCCAGCTTGGCATCCGTAATATCCCCACCATTATTATTTTTAAAGACGGCAAACCGTTTAAAAAATTTGTAGGTGTAAAAACCAAATCGGTTTTGATGAAAGCGGTGAATGCGGCATTGAAAGCCTAAATCATGTCCGATTTTGAAATAACCATCCTGGGAAACGGCTCGGCGGTGCCTACGTCGTGGCAGAATCCGACAGCACAAATGGTGCGCTACGGGCGTCAGCGGTTTTTGGTCGATTGCGGGGAAGGAACACAAATGCAAATGATCCGGTACAACATTTCGTACCGGAATCTTTCTCATGTTTTTATCAGCCATTTACATGGCGATCATTACTTCGGTTTGGTAGGGTTGATTTCTACACTGCATTTATACGGACGTCAGGTTCCTTTGCATGTTTATGGTCCGGAGCCGTTGGAGGAAATTATCCGGATGCAGCTTGATATTTCCGGAACACACCTGCATTTTCCGTTGGTTTTTCATGTTTTGTCGCATGCCGCTTTGCTTTATGAAGACCGGTTGCTTGAAGTACACAGTTTTCCGTTGAAACATTCTTTGCCGACATGGGGTTTTCTGTTTAAGGAAAAGCAGAAAGAGCGGAACCTGAATAAAGATTTTGTTTCCCGTTTTCATCCGGGAGTGGAGCAAATGCACCGGATAAAACAGGGAGCCGATTATGAGTTGCCTGACGGGAAAGTGTTACCCAATCGGGAAATAACCCATGATCCGTTTCCTTCGCGAAGCTATGCGTATTGTTCGGATACGGCTTATGACGAAGACATTATTCCGTTTATTCAGGGCGCCGATTTATTATATCATGAAGCTACTTTTGATGATTCGATGGCGGGACAGGCCGCTGAAAAACGCCATTCAACAGCCCGGCAAGCGGCTACTATTGCTGCCAAAGCCAAAGTAAAGAAATTATTGCTGGGTCATTTCTCGGCCCGGTTTCGCGATCCGGAGCATTTGCTTCACGAAGCCCGGCAGGTGTTTCCTGATACATTTTTATCCCGGCAGGGCGAAAAATATATTCCCGGAGTCTGATCGAATCAATATTTATTGAATCGTTTTCCGAGTGAGAAAGTCAGATAAAGCGTAGGATAGAAAACGGTGTTGCTTTGTCCGGACATAATGATGATTCCGCCCGGAATAATATCAATGTTTGCCCCGACTTCCAGCGATTTTACACGGGTTTGAACTTTCCCAAACTCAAAGTTCAGGGCAATTTTTCCGTAAATCCCCGGATGGAAAGTAATTTCTCCAAACCCTTTGGTAAAAGGTGCCCGACCGTAAATATCATCCCATGAGTTATTGGCCGGGTCGAATTTTTCTGTTCGCGTTTCGTAGGTGTATTGTCCCGGACTGATTTCATGGTAATAAATTACATACAAATAATAGGGCTTGGCAAGGCCAAGGCTGAAACCACCGCCATAAGCCAGCCGTACTTCCACTCCGCCGGAGTAAGGTTTCTGATTGAGCAGTTTTTTCCATGACAGGCCGGCCCGCAGGAAGAAAACATCGTTCAGTTTGCCGTAAACATATTTTTTGGCATAAGCATAATACGGGTTAAGCAGCCGGACCTGTTTATACGAATACATGTACACGCCTTCAAATTCCCACATGCGGGTTTTGAAATAAGAAAGTCGTTTTCCGGTTTTGTACCGGATACCATAACCCAGGTTGGTTGCCGTAATGCCGAACGTGCGAATACGGCTGTAGAGAATTTTGTTGACCACACTGTCCGGAACCGTTTCTGTATCAAACTGACTGAATGCTGGTGTAAACCAGAATATCAGCAGCAAAAAAAGAAGATATTTTATCCGGTGTGTCATCAATGGTTGTCTCTGTTTTTGATGATTCAAATGTACATCAAATTTTTTTTCTGCAAAGACTACTTTTCTCCGAAAAGGTATTCTACCCGGCAAGGGCCTTCTTCGGCATGCATACAGGTGTCGAGAGCCTGGACCGGATGGCAGTCTTTTCTGAAGTGTTTACATGCCTGTGGTTTTTTGTTTCCGCTTATGATTTCACCACAAATGCATCCTTCGGCAATTGCCGGATCGGGAAGCTGAACATCAAAAAACACCTTTTCTGCATCAAACATCCGGTATTCATTTTTGATGCGGAATGTGGAATCTTTTACTGTTCCCAGGCCTGTGCAGTCACCAGCTGTAATTTCAAAAACTTCATCGAGTAATTGATGTGATTTGATGTTTCCTTTTTCCGAAACTGCTTCGGGAAAGAAATTTTCAATTTCGGTGGTTTGTCGGTTGATTTGTTTTACCAGCGAGAGAATGGCCTGAAGTAAAATTTCAGGTTCGTAGGAGCTGATAACCTGAGGAATCTGGTAATTTTGGGAAAGGGAAGAAAAATAATGACTCCCCATACTGGCAGCTACCCTTGCCGAAGTGAGGACTCCGTGAACAGGGAAATCCTTTTTTTGAAGAATTTTTTCCATACAGGCTGGTAGTCTCCGGTGTCCGGTTAAAACCTGAAAATTAAAAATACCGGCTACTTTGGCTTGCAAAATAGCTGCTGCTGTGGATGATGCTGCCGATTCAAATCCGATGGCCGGAAAAACAATCCGCTTGCGCCGGTTTTTTTTAGCCAGCAGCAGCATATCCCAGATGTTGGAAACCACACGGATATCAGCACCGGCTGTGCGGGCTTTTTCGAGCGATGCCTGACTCCCCGGAATTCCTAATAAATCGTTATAAGTGGCAATGATGACATTATTTCGTTGGCTGTAGGCAATCAGCTTGTCGATAAAATCAGGCCCCAGGAGACAAGCAGGGCAACCTGTTGCATGATGAATCCGGAGAAGTTCCGGCAGGAGGGGCTCCAGCCCGTATTTTTGTAAAGTCACCTGATAACCGCTACACGCACTAAGCAGATGTACCGGTTGGGTAACTTCTTGTTCTATTTTTTTTACCAGATGGACAATTTCTGTTTCCTGATTTTCGCTCATAAGCTCTGTTTTAGTTTTTCTGTTTCTTTCAGGGCATCATATAAAATTTCAACCGGGTGCAGTGCTGTACGCTGGGTACCGTCTTTGATTTGGTGGCGGCAGGAAGTTCCCGGGGCAGCAATCAGCGTTTCTTTGCTGCTGTTTCGTACGGCCGGAAACAAAACCAGTTCGCCCACTTTCATGGAGAGCTCATAATGTTCTTTTTCGTAGCCAAAAGCTCCGGCCATGCCGCAACAGCCGCTGGGAATCTCTTCCACGGTATAATTCTTCGGAAATCCCAGTACAAACAAGGTGGGTTTTGTGGAAGCCAGCGATTTCTGATGGCAGTGGCCGTGTAATTTAATGTGACGGCGGGTTTCGGTAAAACGGTCTTTGGAAATTTTACCGGCTTTCATTTCCCGTTCAAGGAATTCGTCAATCATCAGGGAATTTTTGGCAAGTTTTTCCGCTTCTGTTCGCAGATTGCTGTCGGCCAGGTCGATGTATTCATCCCGGAAAGTTAAAATCGCCGAAGGCTCTATCCCCACGAGGGGAGTGTCCTCGGTTATCAGGTCTTTTAACATCCGGATATTGGTATTGGCAATTTGCTTGGCTTTTTTTACCAGTCCTTTGGAAAGATAAGTACGGGCACTTTCAAGATGCTTTGGAAGCACAACCTGATAGCCCAGTTTTGTGAGTAACAGAATGGCTTTAATTCCCACATCGGTGTCGTTGAACCGGGTAAATTCATCATTGAAAAGATATACTTTCCCATTAGGAAATTGTTGACTGTCCCACTGTTTCCGGTTTTTTCGCACCCATTTGTCCAGTGGAATTTTAGAAATCAGCGGAAACTGCCGCTGGGGAGCAAAACCGAAAAAGTTAGCACTCAGCTGTGAAAGGAATTTGTTGCGTTGAAAAAAGTTGTAAAGACCAGGAAAATAACTTCCCAGTTTATTGACCTTGGCAATGTTGGCAATCAGCCGTGAACGCAACGGAACGCCGTGGGCTTCGTAATAGTGCTGTAAAAATTCGGCTTTCAGTTTGGTCATGTCCACACTGGACGGACATTCCGATTTACAGCCCTTACACATCAGGCAGAGATCGAGTGCCCGGTAAATTTCTTCGTGGTCAAACGGATTTTTCTGGTTGGGTTTGCTAATAAATTCGCGCAGGATGTTGGCTCGTGCCCGGGTTGTCTTGTCTTCATCGCGGGTAGCCATGTAACTGGGACACATGGTGCCGCCAATGGCGGCTGATTTCCGGCAAAGTCCGGTGCCGTTACATTTTTCGGCAGCCCTGACAATGCCTAAATCTTTGGAAAAATCGAAATAGGTTTTGATCTCGGGAGTTTCCTGTCCGGGTTTGTACCGCAGGAAAGTGTTCATCTTCGGGGTATCGGTAATTTTTCCCGGGTTGAAAATGTGGTTAGGATCCCAGGTGTTTTTTATCTCTTTAAAAAGATTATAGATTTTGTCGCCCACCATGAGCGGGATAAACTCACCCCGCAGACGTCCGTCGCCGTGTTCGCCGCTAAGTGATCCGCGGTATTTTTTTACCAGCAGGGCTGTTTCTTTTCCGATTTTGTAAAAGAGCTCCACATCTTTCGGGTCTTTCAGGTTGAGTACCGGACGGATATGCAGCTCTCCGGTGGAGATATGGGCGTAATAGACTACTTCTTTGCCGTATTTGTGCAGAATGGTTTTTTCGAATTCGGCAATGTAATCGGGAAGCATTTCGGGCAGGACGGCTGTGTCTTCGGTAACCGGAACCGGCTTGCTGTCGCCGGGCATGTTGCCAAGAATTCCCAGTCCGGCTTTACGTAAATCCCAAACCCGGTCGATTTTGTCGCCGGTAACCACCGGAAAATGGTAACCCAGTCCGGCTTGCCGCATGGCTTTTTCCATGGCTTCCGCTTTTTGCCGGATGGTTTCCTCATTTTCTTCGGCAAATTCCACAATGAGAATAGCTCCCGGATTTCCTTTTACGAAAAAACGGTTCTTTCGTTGTTCGATATTTTCGCGGGTGAGTTCCAGAATAACCTGGTCCATCAATTCAATGGAGTAGGGATGAAATTTCAGGGCAATGAGATTGGCTTTTAGCGATTCGGCTACGGTGTCCAAGTGAACGCAAACCAATGCTTTGTTTTTGGGGGGAAGCGGTACCAGGTTGAGCTTGATTTCGGTG
The sequence above is drawn from the Candidatus Sulfidibacterium hydrothermale genome and encodes:
- a CDS encoding thioredoxin family protein; the protein is MKDGKTVSIVNYTFWTASALLKYGKNSIFASAMENGFVNIHFMNWENHLKRGLWLVDFWAEWCSACIAQDKIYHELAKRFGDKLHIGKINVSDNRLLADRFGVRNIPFLLLMKNGEIVLQMPGIQSKEYLINQIKRHLS
- the trxA gene encoding thioredoxin; the protein is MNTYFWIIFGILFAALIFSFYRRYKLVASMSKVPPSDKLIILTDATFKKQIAKGVALVDFWAEWCTPCKIQGPVVSEIAEEISDQAKICKLDVQHNQRTATQLGIRNIPTIIIFKDGKPFKKFVGVKTKSVLMKAVNAALKA
- a CDS encoding FAD-binding and (Fe-S)-binding domain-containing protein, with the translated sequence MKEKEEQILRKLAAFQMDFEGEILADDAIRLMYATDASAYREVPLAVTYPKNNSDIKKLIRFANENHTALIPRTAGTSLAGQVVGNGIVVDVSKHFNKILEINKKEHWVRVQPGVVLDELNKILAPTGLFFAPETSTSSRCMMAGMLGNNSCGAHALVYGSTRDHTIEVKTLLSDGSEAVFGPLSTAAFHEKCKQQNLEGNLYRKIRDMLQDEAIRKEIETQFPVPELKRRNTGYAIDLLMQTDPFIQNGVPFNFSRLLAGSEGTLAFTTEIKLNLVPLPPKNKALVCVHLDTVAESLKANLIALKFHPYSIELMDQVILELTRENIEQRKNRFFVKGNPGAILIVEFAEENEETIRQKAEAMEKAMRQAGLGYHFPVVTGDKIDRVWDLRKAGLGILGNMPGDSKPVPVTEDTAVLPEMLPDYIAEFEKTILHKYGKEVVYYAHISTGELHIRPVLNLKDPKDVELFYKIGKETALLVKKYRGSLSGEHGDGRLRGEFIPLMVGDKIYNLFKEIKNTWDPNHIFNPGKITDTPKMNTFLRYKPGQETPEIKTYFDFSKDLGIVRAAEKCNGTGLCRKSAAIGGTMCPSYMATRDEDKTTRARANILREFISKPNQKNPFDHEEIYRALDLCLMCKGCKSECPSSVDMTKLKAEFLQHYYEAHGVPLRSRLIANIAKVNKLGSYFPGLYNFFQRNKFLSQLSANFFGFAPQRQFPLISKIPLDKWVRKNRKQWDSQQFPNGKVYLFNDEFTRFNDTDVGIKAILLLTKLGYQVVLPKHLESARTYLSKGLVKKAKQIANTNIRMLKDLITEDTPLVGIEPSAILTFRDEYIDLADSNLRTEAEKLAKNSLMIDEFLEREMKAGKISKDRFTETRRHIKLHGHCHQKSLASTKPTLFVLGFPKNYTVEEIPSGCCGMAGAFGYEKEHYELSMKVGELVLFPAVRNSSKETLIAAPGTSCRHQIKDGTQRTALHPVEILYDALKETEKLKQSL
- a CDS encoding ribonuclease Z; this translates as MSDFEITILGNGSAVPTSWQNPTAQMVRYGRQRFLVDCGEGTQMQMIRYNISYRNLSHVFISHLHGDHYFGLVGLISTLHLYGRQVPLHVYGPEPLEEIIRMQLDISGTHLHFPLVFHVLSHAALLYEDRLLEVHSFPLKHSLPTWGFLFKEKQKERNLNKDFVSRFHPGVEQMHRIKQGADYELPDGKVLPNREITHDPFPSRSYAYCSDTAYDEDIIPFIQGADLLYHEATFDDSMAGQAAEKRHSTARQAATIAAKAKVKKLLLGHFSARFRDPEHLLHEARQVFPDTFLSRQGEKYIPGV
- a CDS encoding dynamin family protein → MQDLLTTIQHIAREQDFRNILREADDLKNFSQSSQWLDVVILGQFKAGKSSLINSFLQRDILPMGVLPVTAIITRLTYAPKDRVVITRLDGSKFEIAPEELDDYVTEKKNPENKKEVYLVDIELPELKDFEKLRLIDTPGLGSAFKHNTTVTENWFNRIGAAFVVISAAQPLSENDLEVIKTAAEQSPEVYLVLSKTDLLSESEVDEVMAFLETKTQEAVNRKFRIFPYTIKDTTGRFRHQIQTTVLDHLSSHLAETQQSIYNHKLEHLRRLTKSYLEIRLNLASKAENERLALKNKILDEQMKLNFIRKELRYIAQSYQENTRNELEKRLLGQHLDVLEKWLVKEFQEQYDQWKGNLNKVSRKYEQWLKDHMAKALDRIEKEEHPFANALLSDAQNHLNNYITHFRERLNHRINEVLHVQLPEEDFQVTVEPLEKPDIITSWAFESHIDMLWFLIPMRFFRNTFRNVFARRLPDEAEKNLRRLISILTQNINAAIKKSHDEALHYITEKLESIEHLLAEQHSGETEIRAYIEQLTAFAPEKE
- the hypD gene encoding hydrogenase formation protein HypD, translated to MSENQETEIVHLVKKIEQEVTQPVHLLSACSGYQVTLQKYGLEPLLPELLRIHHATGCPACLLGPDFIDKLIAYSQRNNVIIATYNDLLGIPGSQASLEKARTAGADIRVVSNIWDMLLLAKKNRRKRIVFPAIGFESAASSTAAAILQAKVAGIFNFQVLTGHRRLPACMEKILQKKDFPVHGVLTSARVAASMGSHYFSSLSQNYQIPQVISSYEPEILLQAILSLVKQINRQTTEIENFFPEAVSEKGNIKSHQLLDEVFEITAGDCTGLGTVKDSTFRIKNEYRMFDAEKVFFDVQLPDPAIAEGCICGEIISGNKKPQACKHFRKDCHPVQALDTCMHAEEGPCRVEYLFGEK
- a CDS encoding ATP-binding protein → MEYKRAYFQIVKKRMSGERKFIQVITGPRQVGKTTLIRQLCNETDIPFTYVTADDVPNASSVWIEQQWETARIRLNSSERDEFLLIIDEVQKINNWSETVKKLWDTDTFNKINLKVILLGSSGLMLQQGLTESLAGRFELIKIPHWSFREMKECFGINAEQYAWFGGYPGTAPLIDDENRWKEYVRNALIETTISKDILFLTKIGKPALMRQVFELGVMYSSQILSFNKMLGQLQDAGNTTTVSHYLHLLDTAGLLAGISKYYTEKYRQRTSSPKWQVKNTALFSALSNDDFSTVRQNFVKWGQIIESAVGAHLVNKAGEGKYQLFYWRHRNEEVDFVLKKEDKLIGIEVKSGKTKPTKGMETFKKKYQPAKVLLVGTSGLTWQEFLEIEPETLF